GGTGTGATTTCCATATTCAAGTCGAAAGGATCAAACTGGATGTCCTGGTCCAGGCTGTAGATCAGGAGACCTTCTGTAGAAGCAGCACAGAACGCAGTGCCGGCAGGTGAGAAACCAATTCCAGTCACGCGCACCTCTGGTACCTTCTTTCTCGCTGAAGGATCGCCACGTTTTGATCCTGGCAGCGTGCTATCCACGCGGTCTTCACGGTCTGAAGCCTCCTGGTCATCAAGCTCTCCAGCTGGGCCAGCCTCGGTCAGAagcttgctgttgaggaacTCCTGAGTACCAGAAAGGGACAAGTTCACACTGACGGTGAACTTCTTTAATAGCACCATGGTGGTAACTGAGTACAAACAGATGTACTTGCTGTTACCACCGGCCAACAGACAACTACCGTCGGTGCTGTATCGAATAGTGTTGAAGCTCTTCGTTCCGGCCATGTTTGCTGCTGTTCGGCGGTCTGTAAGCTTTCGGCCACCAGAGACATCCCTTCGGCCGTCAACTCCAGAGGTTTGCTCGGCGTCTGTCACAGACCAGAAGGTTAATTGTCCATCTAGTGTCGAAATGGCTAGTTGAAGTGAGTCTGGTCTGACAGCAatgtcgagaacatcagcctggagttgaagaggttcGCTCGTTTGTGTcctgctgaagatggaccAAATACGGGCTGTGCGGTCCCAAGAACCACTGATCAGAGAGTTACCGTTGGGTGTGAATGCTAAAGACGAGACTGGGCCTTCATGGCCTGATAGCTGATCAAGGAGCTGACCGGTCTGGACGGACCAAATGTGAATATCGAAGGAATCGAGGGAACCAGCAGCTACAACTTCACCACTGGGATCAACTGCCATGCAAGAAAACGACAGTCTTGTAGGTGCGGTAAACGTTCGGAAATTTCGGTATCGGATCAGATCCCAAGCTCGGATGGATCCATCCAAACTGCTGGTGAAGAGCACGTTTCCTTTCTTCGCAAACTCACAGGCAGTCACGCCGCTCGTATGCTCAGTGAAGGTGACGATACAGAAGCCGGACTGAATATCCCAGACTTTAATCTTGCCGTCGTCGGCACAAGTAATAATGCGCTGGCCGTCGGGGGAGTAGACAAGGGAGTTCATCGCGTCGAAATGGCCTTGTTGCTTAAGGATATAAGACTCGGATTGCCACTCCCACACGAGCAATTGTCCCAGCTTTGACGCGCCAAATGCTAGCCACTCACCACTCTTGTTAATAGTAACAAAGTCGATATCGTTTTGAGAGATGCTAAGCTTGTGAATCATGTTGAAGTCTGGCATCTCGTACAAGCCGAATAGACCGTTGGAGAAACCAGCGACCAAAAGGTTCGTCTCGGGGTGGAAAGAAGCACATCGCACATGGGCGCTTCCTTGCATGAAGTAGTGCCTTTGCACGATGCGCCATCGCatatcctcgtcatcatcgtcttgcatcttgtcctcgtcttcgATACGGTTGATGGGCTTGACATACTGCCAATCGAAGACTGCGCCATCCTTGCTGATAGTGTAGATGGTCTCCTGGTTCTCCGAGAACCAAGCACCAATAACTGCCTGCTTGTGGCCTGAAAGCACTGTTGGGGTGAAACCCTCTTCAGGGGTCAAGCTCCATATCCGCGCTGTAAGATCCTTTGAAGttgtgaggaagaagcgcGAGTCGCTCGACCATTCAATGTTGGTGACGGTATCGAAGTGACCGGTATGGCTGTGGTATCGAACGAAGGGGGCGAATTCGAGCTCGCCCTCGGCAGAAGCATCGGGGGTCGAGGGAACATGCCAGACTTCTATCCTTCGCCCTAATCCCACGGCAAAATGTCGTCCAGAGGGAGAAAATGAAAGTGATGTGACAGAAGATCGGAACGAGAAGTGGTAGATGGAAATCCTTCGAGGAACATTGGTCAAAATCGCATGGCCGTCTTCGTCAatggagaggaggaggttgcCGCGGGGTGTGAGCCCGATGCGAGCAATGTTTTTGCGATGAGCAAAGGGCAGGGTGTATGATTTGTTCCTGAGATGATAGTTAATTTCAATTCAAGACCTAAGTTGATATAAAACAGGGATAAAGCACATACTCTACCAGATTGAACACAGTCACTCTGTTGCCGACTGGCGAGAAAAGATGGGTGCCATCTGGACTATAGAGCAGATTGCCCTGGCAGTAGACAGTGCCCAGCAAGTTCGAGAACTATGATATGAGGTTAGTACCTCACTGTTTGGCGCACAGTGGTCTGGAATCATCCTTACCTTGAAATCGGTCTTCATTATTATCGACAGATCCTACTCATGATGCTTCTAAACATCAAGTCGCAAAGCTTCGGCCAAAAAATCATCGTTGCgccttatcgataagagcCAAATTTTGCGATCGCTCGGTGCACATGTTAATCCGAGCCCGTGCATGTACCATTTGCTGTAGGGAATTATTCTGTGGCTGTTTCTAGGTGATTGTGGCGGCCGGTAATAGCCCATGCTCAGGGGACCATCGCTAGAGACAGTGGTTGTTTATTCGACTGGACCCCTTGGCGCTGCAAGACCCGTTTTGTTTGGCAGGTTATCTCGCTGCCCCGTGTCCACTAGCCACTGTCCACCCACGGACCGTGTAACGCTAGCCTATCAGAAGCAAGCGTCCCTGGGAATTGCTTTAGGGGGAAAAGGGCAGGAAATTCGTTCCCCTGAAGTGAAGCACGAGCTGTCCTGACCCCAAGTCAAACCTCCCTCTCCACCTTAACCTTTGCACTCGTTCGACCTTCATCGCGATATTGCATTGCAGTTGGTTGTTGACTTGTATTGATTGTCTCTTTTAACGTCGTCTTTATCGTCTTTAATTCTCCTTCACTTGACCGTTTTACCCTTGTACTCGAGTAATCAACAGACAAGATGGCTTCTGCAGCTGCCGAGAACGCTTCACCGATTGGTATTGCCAATCTGCCCAACCAGCGACACAAGATTGTCGCGAAGCGTGGCGCCGGCTTCACTATTATGGTAAGTCCTTAGGCAATTCCTCTTGCTCATGCGGTTCATGTTACTTTAACAAGCTATCTCATGAGCTTCTCCCTGATTCACGCTGACCGCATCATGTCTAGGTTGCTGGCGAGTCTGGTTTGGGCAAGACTaccttcatcaacactctcttctctaccaCCATCAAGAACTACGCCGATCACAAGCGACGCCACCAGAAGCAGGTCGACAAGACCGTCGAGATTGAGATTACCAaggccgagcttgaggagaagTTCTTCAAGGGTATATAGCTCTACACCAAGCGGAACTCAACCCCTCGCTAACATCCCATTTCAGTCCGATTGACCGTTATCGATACCCCCGGATTCGGCGACTATGTCAACAACCGCGACTCTTGGATGCCCATCATCGAGTTCCTCGACGACCAGCACGAGTCTTACATGctccaggagcagcagcCCCGCCGTCAGGACAAGATTGATCTCCGTGTCCATGCCTGCTTGTACTTTATCCGCCCTACCGGCCACACCCTCAAGCCTCTCGATATTGAGGTCATGAAGCGCCTCTGTTCGCGCGTTAACTTGATCCCTGTTATCGCCAAGGCTGATACTCTCAGCCCTGCCGACCTGGCCAAGTTCAAGCAGCGAGTAAGTAATCACAGATTGCATCTATTCCTGCAGGCACTAATTTTCCTAGATTGTCTCTGTCATCGaggcccagaacatcaagatcTACCAGCCCCCgatcgaggaggacgacgaggcCGCTGCCCAGCACGCTCGCAGCCTTATGAACGCCATGCCTTTCGCCGTTATCGGTTCCgagaaggatgtcaagactggTGATGGCCGCATCGTTAAGGGTCGCCAATACTCTTGGGGTGTCGCCGAGGTTGAGAACGAGGACCACTGcgacttcaagaagctccGCTCTATTCTGATCCGAACACACATGCTCGACCTTATCCACACCACCGAGGAGCTGCATTACGAGGCTTACCGCGCCCAGCAGATGGAGACCCGCAAGTTTGGCGAGGCCCGTCCCCGCAAGCTCGACAaccccaagttcaaggaggaggaggaggctctCCGAAAGCGATTCACCGAGCAggtcaagatcgaggagcAGCGCTTCCGACAATGGGAGCAGAAGCTCATTTCCGAGCGCGACCGCCTCAACAAGGATCTCGAACAAACTCACGCTCAGATCAAGCAGCTCGAGCAGGAGCTGGAGCAGATGCAGGGCAGCGCTGTCCGCAGTCACGGCCGCCGCTAAGCGATATCGAGTGGACCGTTATGCGTGCATGCATGGCTGCAGTTGGACAGTCATTTCAAATTTCTTTTACCTGGAGCTCCATTTTGgggtttggagttgaaaAATGAAAGGTCCGAGAAAtaccagaagaagaggactGTTGGGGGATAAAGAGTCCCCGGGTATACCTGCTCGCTTTACCTGCTGAGGTCACGAATGAGTTGCCCTTTGTGGGACTCGTTATCATGGCCACGGCATGTTGTGTAGGAGTTATGATTCCCTCCCCACGATTTTGtgtttgttcttggttgCTGTACCGGCAGCTCACACCTACAAGTACGAGACGCCTTCGAAGCGAACAAGACGTATGGAGAAAGCCTTGATAGTCTTgccctttttttttattacAACCTTTTACTAGAGCCCTTTCCCTCAGCTAGGCACATTTTAGTTCCGATGTAATTTCAATCACAACATTTTATGATACCAGCCTCGGTTTTGAAGTGCTTTCACCATTTGTGGTAGAACCTCGATAATAGATACCCAGTCCTATGAACCTTTGCCAATAATATCCCATTGTTTGTACAAAAGTTGATCCGTGGAAACAATTACCAAACTCCATGCTGCCGATTGACTGATTCATATTCGAAAGAAAAGCCCTGTCCATTGACATATTGTGAATTCGGACTTTGAAACAAGTCCAAGACCACAATTGTCTTTCCATCTAGGACATTACCCCCGACTCCAATTGCTATAAGGCATCCATGCTGGCTCGAGTAGTCAGTTGCTCGTTCTTGTTTCCAAGTCGCGAAATCTGCAGAAACATATCCGTTCCGTAACCTTCAAGGCTATGTAAGTCGAGGTTTCCGGCCCAGTACTCGGCGTAGACGCGACTCAAGGGCAGGCCCATGCCGAGCCGCAGATTGGGCGGTCGGCTTGTGAGAGATGAAAGAGAGCTCTGATACGGAGGCACCTTTAAGTCTGCACGACCCAGTTCCTCTTCTACGTGAAGCTCCTGCATGGTTGCTGCCATTTTGGGCACTTGAGCAAGGTTGTTAAGACGTCTCTGGCTTTGTGGTCCCTTACTGAAAGACCAGAGATGTGGTAGCTCAGCACGGGGGATTCCACCACCTCGGTCACATATCCGTATGATAAcatgctgttggttctcgCAGATAGTGATCTCGACAGGAGGGGGCTTCACATTGTTAGGATCTGGGTGCGTTTTCTGATGACGGTCAATGACAGCCTGAACAGAATTCCGTAGAAGCTCGCCAATTATATATTCGAGATGGCTCAGAATGTATGGAAACGAGGCATCAAGATGACCGTCAACAGTGATATCAGGAATCTGAACATCTGGACCGTTAGTGGTGCGTGCAAGAGCAGTTATTGCTTTTGAACAACGCTCAACGACATCTTTAGCGTAGCATTTAATAAATACTTCACCAATGAAATCTGACTCGGAAAGTTTGGCACCGGGTGAGAAATTGGGCGAGTTGTATGTTTCTGTCAGGGAGAGATGTTGCTCAGCAATGACTCGCCTGGAGATACGCTATTTCGTATTAGCAAGAATACCAAATGTGCTAGGCATGGGAAATCTACCGATCTCAGAATGGTGTTCATAAAtttgtcaaggtcaacggGACTCATTAACCCACCACACTCTAGGATTCCCATCGCAAGCTGTGGTATCACAGTCAGGTGGCTTTTAAGGTTATGGCTGATGAGTTCACACAGCTTGTCGTTATCGTCCAGGGTCTTGACTTCCTTCACTTTACGGAACGTATCGAAGGCATGGTAATATAAATCATAGACCTCTTTTATATGATTGTTTGTAGTGACAACGTATGGTAGGCGTTGCATATCTCGAATGCGATGCGCAATACTAGAGGCAGAAGTTAGTGCATGTTTTGCATAGAAGCTGTTCAGGGCTTACCGCGTAGGTAATTCAGTGCGAACATAATTAGCAGAGCTGATCAGGCGCGATTCTGTGAGTGATCGGCCAAAGACCATAAGTTGACGAAGGCTAATTGGGCGGGCTTCTTTTGCGACCCAACTGAAGCATCATGAGTTAGCTTTTTGTATGTTCAAGTGTCCCTAAACTAAAAGAAAAATCTTAAATGACGTACTCGTCAAGAATGGAAACTGGGCGCCATGATGCGTTTGTCGCAGCGCGAGACTGTATGTCGGTATACGAAAATCGGGGAGTATTCGTCAAGTAAGCACGCGGATCTATCAATCTACATCGTCTGCTCTGTCGCAGGGCGATGGATGGCATGTCGTCACAGGCGCATGCGAGGTTATACTATCTCAAATCGGTTGTTACTCGCGTATTGCCTGAATTCGGCTCGGCCGTGTGCTCAACGGGCTCCGTATATGTGGTGATACTGTATGAAAGTGTAATGTGCAAAGATGAGGAGAGTTAAGTagaagaagacaagcaaATATGCATGTGCCGCCTCGGTGGGAAGGAAGTAGCTTTGAGTGACTCGATACTGCTCAGGGACGGAATTGGAGTTTACCCCACATCTTCTGGCGATACCGGCCGGCCTAAAACGGTGTTACAGGAAGCAGGAAACACTTCCACCACGTTTTATCCCGATTGCGATTGGCTCTAGGGGCCGACGAGCATTGTCGAAGCTGTAGGTAGGGCTGTTTCTGGCGTATGACTGCTTATCATGAGCTTGTTCTTTATGATATATAAGTGTTTCCAGCTTTTCATCATGTGCATCGACCTACATAGGGTAGCTTCATGACTTGCGTGGCGCCTGCTTTCTTAGCTGGTTGTAGCTTTATGGCTCCACGATTCGAAGCTCAGGTCCATTGTTATGGACAGAGTCCCAGTTATGTAATAGACAGTATACATATCCCTGGGTCAGTATTGAATGGTGTTTTACTGGGTCATCGTGTTGACGTACGCCTAGGATGTCGCCTTTGATGCAACTTGTTATTACTACAAGCATTGTCTCCAGCCATGGAGAGCTATAATAGGTACCCACAATGGGTCTCTAGATATCTCTTCACTATTGATGTTCGATAAGCTTTTTAAATATGATTACTTCTTGCGTCAGATTATCTTGCAAAGTTGGAAACTATTTTTGTGCATATCTTTCTAAATAAAGCAATTGAATCCATTGAAAAGTAAAGCATGAAACTCGGATAAAGACTAACCATAAGATACCGACAACGTCATTGGCGGGGTGACCTGATGACGCTTGGTGTGGCTGTTTTCAGTTAGAGAAATACTGTATCTACCACTGTATTTGCTATGCTGTACAAGTACCCGTATAGCAGCAGCTGCCAGCTATCGCCTCACAAGTCTCGTCAGTCTAAAGTCTCGCACAACTCTCTTGTTCCCGCTTGACGACTGATTACTACTGGCTCTCTCTGCCTGTTGGATGCAAGGCGTTGGATCCCTCACCTCACACTCCTTTCTCCCAGTTTTACAAATCTATCAAACCTCTCCCCTTTGTTTAGATTCAAATCAGACCTGGGAAACGAAAAGTCGAGGGGCTTATTTCAAAGGACTCAAGTTGTGGGTTTCAGCCATTGTCCTTCGCCCTTACTGACATAACCGACCGCTCTgctctcttttttccttcgCCTAAACCTAGGTGGTCGTCATACCTTAGTAGTCTAGCATCCATACCCGGGCAGCATCTGATTGCATCGCATTCACTGCCTTGCGCTCCAGGATATTCTCTTTTGGAGtatatttctttttgtttaCCTACTCACGGCAACAGAACCCTGGCCTTCTATCCCCTGCCGCCCATTTATTTGCGCGACTCGACACTGTCGAGCTCTGCTATAGCTGAAGCACTGCAATCGTGCCTAGGTTGTTTGCTCTGCTGCGACTGATTCCAAGCTCGCGCATTTGTATCGTGAAAGCTGCCACCTAGTAgttgcttgcttcttttttctgCTTCAACACTTTTCGAGCCTACCTACCGTACACTATCGGTAGTAACTTCCTCGCAATGGTACGTTCCTGCCTGTTCCTGCCCCTTCCCGTTCTGCCTCGTTCCTTCCACCCAGTCCATACAGTCCGCCGTGAGTTGGTACACGCTCCTTGCACGCTGAGCTGCGTCATCCTTTGCCGTTGACTCTGACTTTGGTATCTCCTATACACATTCGAATCGACATTACTGCATCTACTTCTGAACTAGAAACATTGCGCAAATCTCTTTACCTTGGACATCGAAATCACCATCACCTCCAATAGCATACAATCTCTGCCCCT
This is a stretch of genomic DNA from Fusarium graminearum PH-1 chromosome 4, whole genome shotgun sequence. It encodes these proteins:
- a CDS encoding periodic tryptophan protein 2, whose product is MKTDFKFSNLLGTVYCQGNLLYSPDGTHLFSPVGNRVTVFNLVENKSYTLPFAHRKNIARIGLTPRGNLLLSIDEDGHAILTNVPRRISIYHFSFRSSVTSLSFSPSGRHFAVGLGRRIEVWHVPSTPDASAEGELEFAPFVRYHSHTGHFDTVTNIEWSSDSRFFLTTSKDLTARIWSLTPEEGFTPTVLSGHKQAVIGAWFSENQETIYTISKDGAVFDWQYVKPINRIEDEDKMQDDDDEDMRWRIVQRHYFMQGSAHVRCASFHPETNLLVAGFSNGLFGLYEMPDFNMIHKLSISQNDIDFVTINKSGEWLAFGASKLGQLLVWEWQSESYILKQQGHFDAMNSLVYSPDGQRIITCADDGKIKVWDIQSGFCIVTFTEHTSGVTACEFAKKGNVLFTSSLDGSIRAWDLIRYRNFRTFTAPTRLSFSCMAVDPSGEVVAAGSLDSFDIHIWSVQTGQLLDQLSGHEGPVSSLAFTPNGNSLISGSWDRTARIWSIFSRTQTSEPLQLQADVLDIAVRPDSLQLAISTLDGQLTFWSVTDAEQTSGVDGRRDVSGGRKLTDRRTAANMAGTKSFNTIRYSTDGSCLLAGGNSKYICLYSVTTMVLLKKFTVSVNLSLSGTQEFLNSKLLTEAGPAGELDDQEASDREDRVDSTLPGSKRGDPSARKKVPEVRVTGIGFSPAGTAFCAASTEGLLIYSLDQDIQFDPFDLNMEITPASTLAVLETEQDYLKALVMAFRLNEAGLIKRVFQAIPSHEIPLVVADLPTIYVSRLLRFVAAQTEESPHIEFCLVWIKAIVDKHGAWLSANRAKADIELRVVARAVAKMRDEIRRLADENVYMVDYLLGQAQEKTEKKDVTALDSGKDVDVKLMAADGDEESDAGSDEWIGLD
- a CDS encoding cell division control protein 12, coding for MASAAAENASPIGIANLPNQRHKIVAKRGAGFTIMVAGESGLGKTTFINTLFSTTIKNYADHKRRHQKQVDKTVEIEITKAELEEKFFKVRLTVIDTPGFGDYVNNRDSWMPIIEFLDDQHESYMLQEQQPRRQDKIDLRVHACLYFIRPTGHTLKPLDIEVMKRLCSRVNLIPVIAKADTLSPADLAKFKQRIVSVIEAQNIKIYQPPIEEDDEAAAQHARSLMNAMPFAVIGSEKDVKTGDGRIVKGRQYSWGVAEVENEDHCDFKKLRSILIRTHMLDLIHTTEELHYEAYRAQQMETRKFGEARPRKLDNPKFKEEEEALRKRFTEQVKIEEQRFRQWEQKLISERDRLNKDLEQTHAQIKQLEQELEQMQGSAVRSHGRR